The Micromonospora sediminicola genome contains a region encoding:
- a CDS encoding energy-coupling factor ABC transporter ATP-binding protein has protein sequence MIGYVQQPPSLDVRGVRYAYPDGHVALHGVDLTVPRGDRVALLGPNGAGKTTLVLHLNGILTPTEGTVAVGGLTVTRDRDTLAEVRRRVGIVFQDPDDQLFLPTVAEDVAFGPANLGLRGAELAERVDEALAAVGMAEHRDRAPHHLSFGQRRRVAVATVLAMRPEILVLDEPSSNLDPAARRELAEILRGLPVTLLMVTHDLPYAAELCPRAVILDGGRIVADAPTADLLSDETLLSAHRLELPHGFAPASPRSP, from the coding sequence ATGATCGGGTACGTGCAGCAGCCGCCCTCCCTGGACGTCCGTGGCGTCCGGTACGCGTACCCGGACGGTCACGTCGCCCTGCACGGGGTGGACCTGACCGTGCCGCGCGGCGACCGGGTGGCGCTGCTCGGGCCGAACGGCGCCGGCAAGACCACGCTGGTGCTGCACCTCAACGGCATCCTCACCCCGACCGAGGGGACGGTGGCGGTCGGCGGCCTGACGGTGACCCGCGACCGGGACACCCTCGCCGAGGTCCGCCGCCGGGTCGGCATCGTCTTCCAGGACCCGGACGACCAGCTCTTCCTGCCCACGGTGGCGGAGGATGTCGCGTTCGGCCCGGCCAACCTGGGTCTGCGCGGGGCCGAGCTGGCGGAACGGGTCGACGAGGCGCTCGCGGCGGTGGGCATGGCCGAGCACCGGGACCGGGCGCCGCACCACCTGTCGTTCGGGCAGCGGCGCCGGGTGGCGGTGGCCACCGTGCTGGCCATGCGCCCGGAGATCCTGGTGCTGGACGAGCCGTCGTCGAACCTCGACCCGGCGGCCCGCCGGGAGCTGGCGGAGATCCTGCGCGGCCTGCCGGTGACGCTGCTGATGGTCACCCACGACCTGCCGTACGCGGCCGAGCTGTGTCCCCGCGCGGTGATCCTGGACGGCGGCCGGATCGTCGCCGACGCCCCTACCGCAGACCTCCTCTCCGACGAAACGCTGCTGTCCGCACACCGCCTCGAACTCCCCCACGGCTTCGCCCCCGCCTCCCCCCGCTCGCCCTGA
- the cbiQ gene encoding cobalt ECF transporter T component CbiQ yields MGAGHAHVLYRESGSPVHRLPPEVKIAAMVLFTVAVVATPREAYWAFGGYALLVAAVAALARVGPRWLLGRALIELPFVLFAFALPFLGTGERVEVAGLGLSVDGLHGAFNILAKGTLGVLASLLLAATTTTRDLILGLDRLRCPQILTQIATFMLRYLEVLVGEARRMRVARVSRGDDPRFLWQLRGFAAGVGALFLRAFERGERVYLAMVSRGYTGRMPAVWQGAGAATAGQWAVGATVPVIAASIAAAALVLQ; encoded by the coding sequence GGGCACGCGCACGTGCTCTACCGCGAGTCCGGCTCGCCGGTGCACCGCCTCCCGCCGGAGGTGAAGATCGCCGCCATGGTGCTGTTCACCGTGGCGGTGGTCGCCACCCCGCGGGAGGCGTACTGGGCGTTCGGCGGATACGCCCTGCTGGTGGCCGCGGTGGCGGCGCTGGCCCGGGTCGGTCCGCGCTGGCTGCTCGGGCGGGCGCTGATCGAGCTGCCGTTCGTGCTGTTCGCGTTCGCGCTGCCGTTCCTCGGCACGGGGGAGCGGGTCGAGGTGGCCGGGCTCGGCCTCTCCGTCGACGGGCTGCACGGCGCGTTCAACATCCTGGCCAAGGGCACGCTCGGCGTCCTCGCGTCACTCCTGCTGGCGGCGACCACGACGACACGTGACCTGATCCTCGGCCTGGACCGGCTGCGCTGCCCGCAGATCCTCACCCAGATCGCCACGTTCATGCTGCGCTATCTGGAGGTGCTGGTCGGGGAGGCCCGGCGGATGCGGGTGGCCCGGGTGTCCCGGGGCGACGACCCGCGCTTCCTGTGGCAGTTGCGCGGCTTCGCGGCCGGGGTCGGCGCGCTGTTCCTGCGCGCCTTCGAGCGCGGCGAGCGGGTCTACCTGGCGATGGTCTCCCGCGGCTACACCGGCCGGATGCCGGCGGTCTGGCAGGGGGCCGGGGCGGCCACCGCCGGGCAGTGGGCGGTGGGCGCGACGGTGCCGGTGATCGCGGCCTCCATCGCCGCCGCCGCGCTCGTCCTGCAATGA